In a genomic window of Agarivorans albus:
- a CDS encoding cation diffusion facilitator family transporter has translation MDKQRYQRLVTLATWVATCVAVTLLVIKSAAFLYTGAVSILASLIDSLMDIAMSLVNLLAVRYALQPPDKEHSFGHGKAEHLAGLAQAAFITGSALMLMFGGVSELLHPKAIEHSTVGITVMVISTVITFALVMFQRYVIAKTNNAVIKADSMHYAMDIYMNIAVLVALVLSFYGWYWADGLFAVLIAIYICYGAFGIGKESVQNLLDRQLPEAFQKQVLSSALAIEGVLGAHDIRTRQSGHTKFIQLHLELDDKLSLYEAHRIADEVEAAFMAEWPEADVLIHQDPQSVVPQEKKLDLE, from the coding sequence ATCAGCGCTTGGTCACCTTAGCTACATGGGTTGCAACTTGTGTAGCGGTGACCTTGCTTGTTATTAAAAGCGCCGCATTTTTATATACTGGCGCGGTAAGTATTCTTGCTTCCTTAATTGATTCACTAATGGACATTGCTATGTCGTTAGTGAACCTTCTAGCAGTGCGCTATGCCCTGCAACCCCCCGACAAAGAACACAGTTTTGGCCATGGTAAGGCAGAGCATTTAGCTGGTCTTGCGCAAGCGGCCTTTATTACCGGTTCGGCCTTAATGCTGATGTTTGGCGGCGTGAGTGAATTGCTACACCCCAAAGCCATTGAGCACAGCACTGTTGGTATTACGGTTATGGTAATTTCTACTGTTATCACCTTTGCCTTAGTCATGTTCCAGCGCTACGTTATCGCTAAAACCAATAACGCAGTAATTAAAGCCGATTCGATGCACTATGCCATGGACATATACATGAATATTGCAGTGCTGGTGGCCTTAGTACTTAGCTTTTATGGTTGGTATTGGGCTGATGGCTTGTTCGCTGTGCTTATTGCCATTTATATTTGTTACGGCGCCTTTGGCATTGGTAAAGAGTCGGTACAAAATCTATTGGATAGGCAGCTTCCAGAGGCCTTTCAAAAACAAGTGCTTAGCTCTGCTTTAGCGATTGAAGGGGTATTAGGTGCTCATGATATTCGTACTCGCCAATCTGGGCATACAAAATTTATACAACTTCATTTAGAGCTTGATGATAAGCTTAGCCTGTATGAGGCGCATAGAATTGCCGATGAGGTTGAAGCTGCTTTTATGGCCGAGTGGCCGGAAGCTGATGTATTGATCCACCAAGACCCTCAATCGGTGGTTCCGCAAGAAAAGAAATTAGATCTTGAGTAA
- the cysE gene encoding serine O-acetyltransferase: MAKVKDYQIKQTLAETVWLQIRDEATRMAADEPMLSSFFYSTILNHHSLSSALSFQLASKLDSSTVQAILLREFIEEALLADPGILEAVAADIVAVKDRDPAVKYYAIPLLYLKGFHALQGHRVANWLWHKGRLALARYMQNQISAVFAVDIHPAATIGKGIMLDHATGIVVGETAVIEDEVSILQSVTLGGTGKDRGDRHPKIRRGVLIGAGAKILGNIEVGRGAKVGAGSVVLESVPAHTTVAGVPAKVVGTPSCDMPAIDMGQNI, from the coding sequence GTGGCAAAGGTAAAGGATTATCAAATCAAACAAACTCTAGCTGAGACGGTATGGTTACAAATCCGTGATGAAGCAACCCGCATGGCGGCAGACGAGCCAATGCTATCGAGTTTCTTTTACTCCACCATTCTAAATCATCACAGCTTGTCTTCTGCATTAAGTTTTCAGCTTGCTAGTAAGCTTGACAGCTCAACGGTTCAAGCGATTTTACTGCGAGAGTTTATTGAAGAAGCTTTGTTGGCCGATCCTGGTATTTTAGAAGCCGTAGCCGCAGATATTGTTGCGGTAAAAGACCGAGATCCGGCAGTAAAATACTACGCCATCCCGTTACTTTACTTAAAAGGCTTTCATGCCTTGCAAGGCCATCGAGTTGCAAATTGGCTTTGGCACAAAGGCAGACTAGCCTTAGCCCGTTATATGCAAAATCAAATCTCAGCGGTATTTGCGGTTGATATTCACCCTGCTGCAACCATTGGTAAAGGCATCATGCTCGATCATGCCACCGGTATTGTAGTGGGTGAAACTGCGGTTATTGAAGACGAAGTTTCAATTTTGCAGTCGGTAACTTTAGGTGGTACCGGTAAAGATCGTGGTGACCGCCACCCAAAAATTCGTCGCGGTGTATTGATTGGAGCTGGGGCTAAAATCCTTGGTAACATCGAAGTTGGGCGCGGTGCTAAAGTAGGTGCGGGTAGCGTAGTATTAGAGTCGGTTCCGGCTCATACTACAGTTGCTGGCGTACCGGCAAAAGTGGTTGGCACGCCTAGCTGCGACATGCCAGCCATTGATATGGGGCAAAATATTTAA
- a CDS encoding DUF1653 domain-containing protein, with product MNLQKGRYRHYKGPEYQVIDTAIHSETEEVLVLYKPLYGEGKLWVRPYDMFFENVEFEGKPVPRFSLIEAQE from the coding sequence ATGAATTTACAAAAAGGCCGTTATCGTCACTACAAAGGCCCAGAATACCAAGTTATTGATACTGCAATACACTCAGAAACAGAAGAAGTATTGGTGCTTTACAAGCCTTTATATGGTGAAGGGAAACTATGGGTGAGACCCTACGATATGTTTTTTGAAAACGTGGAGTTTGAAGGTAAGCCAGTGCCTCGATTTTCATTAATCGAAGCACAAGAGTAG
- a CDS encoding cell division protein ZapB, which translates to MSFDVLEKLEAKVQVAVDSIELLRMEIDELKEQNSKLNDENGRLVQEQQAWQERLKALLGRIEDVHAE; encoded by the coding sequence ATGTCTTTTGATGTATTAGAAAAATTAGAAGCAAAAGTGCAGGTTGCAGTTGATAGCATCGAACTATTACGTATGGAAATTGACGAGCTTAAAGAGCAAAACAGCAAGTTAAACGACGAGAATGGCCGTTTAGTGCAGGAGCAACAAGCTTGGCAAGAACGCCTTAAAGCCTTACTAGGCCGTATTGAAGACGTTCACGCCGAATAA
- the rraA gene encoding ribonuclease E activity regulator RraA — translation MEYNTSELCDLYADTVDVVEPMFASYGGRNAFGGEITTIKCFENAGLIAQVVQESGTGRVLLIDGGGSLRRALVDESIAETAADNEWDGIIVYGCVRDVDALEDLDIGIQALASIPVGADAEDETGDVNIPVNFGGVTFLPEDHIYADTTGVILSPEPLDIE, via the coding sequence ATGGAATATAATACCTCTGAACTTTGTGACCTTTATGCAGATACGGTTGACGTTGTTGAACCGATGTTTGCCAGCTATGGTGGCAGAAACGCTTTTGGGGGCGAAATTACCACCATTAAGTGCTTTGAAAATGCCGGCTTAATTGCTCAGGTAGTTCAAGAGTCTGGAACTGGCCGAGTATTGTTGATTGATGGCGGTGGTTCGCTACGTCGCGCCTTGGTAGATGAAAGCATCGCCGAAACGGCCGCCGACAATGAATGGGACGGTATTATTGTTTACGGTTGCGTTCGTGATGTAGATGCACTGGAAGACTTAGACATAGGCATTCAAGCCCTAGCCTCTATTCCGGTAGGCGCTGATGCAGAAGATGAAACCGGCGATGTGAACATTCCGGTTAACTTTGGTGGTGTGACCTTCCTTCCAGAAGATCACATTTATGCAGATACCACCGGGGTAATTTTATCGCCAGAGCCGCTAGATATAGAATAA
- the hslU gene encoding HslU--HslV peptidase ATPase subunit, with product MSEMTPREIVSELDNHIIGQSDAKRAVAIALRNRWRRMQLDNELRQEVTPKNILMIGPTGVGKTEIARRLAKLANAPFIKVEATKFTEVGYVGKEVETIIRDLADVAFKITREQETEKFRFRAEDQAEDRILDALLPPAKDTFGHEEDTKENSTRQTFRKKLREGQLDDKEIEIDVAQPQVGVEIMAPPGMEEMTNQLQGMFQNLSGNKDSKKRKLKIKEAFKLLVEEEAAKMVNPEELKEKALHAVENNGIVFLDEIDKICKRADTSGPDVSREGVQRDLLPLVEGSTVSTKHGMVKTDHILFIASGAFQVAKPSDLIPELQGRLPIRVNLSALSAEDFVRILTEPNASLTEQYKALMATEGLDIEFTEDGIRRIANAAWQVNERTENIGARRLHTVMEKLMEELSFVASDNAGQTIVIDADYVTKYLDDLVADEDLSRFIL from the coding sequence ATGTCGGAAATGACCCCAAGAGAAATTGTCTCAGAATTAGACAACCACATTATTGGCCAAAGTGACGCTAAGCGTGCGGTAGCGATTGCTCTGCGTAACCGCTGGCGTCGTATGCAACTTGATAACGAGTTGCGCCAAGAAGTGACCCCAAAAAACATCTTAATGATTGGCCCAACGGGTGTAGGTAAAACCGAGATTGCTCGTCGTTTAGCCAAACTAGCCAACGCGCCGTTTATTAAGGTAGAAGCGACCAAGTTCACCGAAGTGGGCTACGTGGGTAAAGAAGTTGAGACCATCATTCGTGATTTAGCTGATGTTGCGTTTAAAATTACCCGCGAACAAGAAACCGAAAAATTCCGTTTTCGCGCCGAAGACCAAGCCGAAGACCGCATACTAGATGCCTTACTTCCGCCCGCTAAAGACACTTTTGGTCACGAAGAAGACACCAAAGAAAACTCGACTCGCCAAACATTTCGTAAAAAACTACGTGAAGGCCAGCTCGATGATAAAGAAATCGAAATCGATGTGGCTCAACCACAAGTTGGTGTAGAGATCATGGCGCCTCCTGGTATGGAAGAAATGACCAACCAGCTGCAAGGCATGTTCCAAAACCTTTCGGGCAACAAAGACAGCAAGAAGCGCAAACTCAAAATTAAAGAAGCCTTTAAGCTGTTGGTTGAAGAAGAAGCAGCCAAAATGGTTAACCCAGAAGAGCTTAAAGAAAAAGCCCTGCATGCGGTAGAAAACAACGGCATCGTGTTTCTAGATGAAATTGATAAAATTTGTAAACGCGCCGATACCTCAGGCCCAGATGTAAGCCGCGAAGGTGTGCAGCGAGACCTATTACCTTTGGTAGAAGGTTCAACGGTAAGTACCAAACACGGCATGGTGAAAACCGACCACATTTTGTTTATTGCCTCTGGTGCTTTCCAAGTGGCTAAACCTTCAGATCTAATCCCTGAACTGCAAGGCCGTTTGCCGATTCGCGTAAACCTTAGCGCTTTAAGTGCCGAAGATTTTGTCCGTATTCTTACTGAGCCAAATGCCTCTTTAACCGAGCAATACAAAGCCTTAATGGCCACCGAAGGTTTAGACATCGAGTTTACCGAAGACGGCATTCGTCGCATCGCTAATGCGGCATGGCAAGTAAACGAGCGTACCGAAAATATTGGTGCTCGCCGCTTGCACACGGTAATGGAAAAGCTGATGGAAGAGCTAAGCTTTGTTGCCTCAGACAATGCAGGACAAACCATCGTAATTGATGCCGATTACGTGACTAAGTACCTAGACGACTTAGTAGCAGATGAAGATTTAAGTCGCTTTATTTTGTAA
- the hslV gene encoding ATP-dependent protease subunit HslV: MTTIVSVRRNGKVIIAGDGQVSLGNTVMKGNAKKVRRLYHGKVLAGFAGGTADAFTLFERFEAKLEMHQGHLTKAAVELAKDWRTDRMLRKLEALLAVADSEASLIITGNGDVVQPEHDLIAIGSGGPFAQSAALALLENTELGAREIAEKSLTIAGNICVFTNLNHTIEELDAKA; the protein is encoded by the coding sequence GTGACTACTATCGTCTCCGTACGCCGCAACGGCAAAGTGATCATTGCTGGCGATGGCCAAGTCTCCCTTGGCAACACCGTAATGAAAGGCAACGCCAAAAAAGTGCGCCGCCTATACCACGGAAAAGTACTCGCAGGGTTTGCAGGTGGTACTGCAGATGCTTTCACCCTATTTGAGCGTTTTGAAGCTAAGCTAGAAATGCACCAAGGCCACTTAACTAAAGCAGCAGTAGAGCTTGCCAAAGACTGGCGAACCGACCGAATGCTGCGCAAGCTAGAAGCGTTGCTTGCAGTAGCCGACAGCGAAGCGTCGCTAATTATCACCGGCAACGGTGACGTAGTGCAGCCAGAACACGACCTGATTGCTATTGGCTCTGGCGGGCCATTTGCCCAGTCTGCTGCATTAGCATTACTTGAAAATACCGAGCTAGGCGCACGCGAAATTGCTGAGAAAAGCCTTACCATCGCTGGAAACATCTGTGTGTTTACCAACCTAAACCACACTATTGAAGAATTAGACGCCAAAGCCTAA
- a CDS encoding AAA family ATPase — translation MLILVGGEKGGSGKSCLAQNIAVHLKTSLNANILMVDCDPQRTTSDWIQARNEDESLPGINCIQLYGKIRKDLLSLEGGYDFVIVDCGGQDNLAMRAAMSVAKYVLIPLRPKRRDLKTLPHMEDMLSTCKMVNPKMVASFVITQCPALPSQVQRILDAKDVCRSFGLHVLDSVTFSRNIYDDSEESGRSVIEIEQDGKAAAEIAAIVDELFAIQQEDSHEFN, via the coding sequence ATGCTAATACTAGTAGGTGGAGAAAAAGGCGGCAGTGGCAAAAGCTGCCTCGCACAAAACATTGCTGTACACCTTAAAACCAGCCTAAATGCCAACATCTTGATGGTGGACTGCGACCCACAGCGCACTACTTCTGATTGGATTCAAGCCCGTAATGAAGATGAATCGCTACCAGGTATCAACTGCATTCAACTTTACGGCAAGATCCGCAAAGACCTATTAAGCCTAGAAGGTGGCTACGACTTTGTAATTGTTGATTGCGGCGGCCAAGATAACCTCGCAATGCGCGCCGCTATGTCGGTCGCAAAATACGTACTTATTCCATTGCGTCCAAAACGCCGTGATTTAAAAACCCTACCGCACATGGAAGACATGCTTAGCACCTGTAAAATGGTTAACCCAAAAATGGTGGCCAGTTTTGTTATTACCCAGTGCCCTGCCTTACCTAGCCAAGTACAACGGATACTTGATGCAAAAGACGTTTGCCGCTCCTTTGGTCTACACGTACTAGACTCTGTCACCTTCTCTCGCAACATTTATGACGATAGCGAAGAAAGTGGCCGCTCGGTGATTGAAATAGAGCAGGATGGTAAAGCCGCGGCGGAAATAGCCGCCATTGTTGATGAGTTATTTGCGATCCAACAAGAAGACTCTCATGAGTTTAACTGA
- a CDS encoding PilZ domain-containing protein, whose protein sequence is MENTELEQLDRRRSMRLDLENEPVQLTWKDGEGEDQSIEATCIDISRRGMLVKHSNDLQIGTKLKIQFSAGHSDTSEMKAKVARCHRKNFSSYHMFLLLL, encoded by the coding sequence ATGGAAAACACGGAACTAGAGCAGCTCGACCGTCGTCGCTCAATGCGACTGGATTTAGAGAATGAGCCAGTGCAACTAACGTGGAAAGACGGCGAAGGCGAAGATCAAAGCATTGAAGCAACCTGCATAGATATCTCTCGACGTGGCATGTTGGTAAAACATAGCAACGATCTGCAAATAGGAACCAAGCTAAAAATACAATTTTCTGCGGGGCATAGTGATACCTCAGAAATGAAAGCCAAGGTTGCACGCTGTCACCGTAAAAATTTCTCCAGCTATCATATGTTTTTGTTATTACTATAG
- a CDS encoding SPOR domain-containing protein, giving the protein MAKDYVGRSKPKKRAAKPSRAVSNNKRFPLPLALAVIAAIVGFAALLFNIKGTAPTPAPELSEIVKPKTATPTKPKTTLPEPPKERTYVKELEEKKVEVEIAEQSSKPSKPYQMQCASFRSRDKAEESKALIAFAGLESQIRRTEGKNGAWYRVVLGPYPTKRDAERARHILQRAKINGCQIWHWNF; this is encoded by the coding sequence ATGGCCAAGGATTACGTAGGGCGTAGTAAGCCCAAGAAGCGCGCGGCTAAACCTAGCCGCGCGGTATCTAACAATAAACGTTTCCCTTTACCGCTAGCATTAGCGGTAATTGCGGCTATTGTGGGATTTGCAGCGTTGCTCTTTAATATTAAAGGCACAGCCCCAACCCCCGCACCAGAGCTAAGCGAGATAGTAAAACCTAAAACAGCCACGCCCACTAAACCCAAAACAACGCTGCCCGAGCCACCTAAAGAACGTACTTACGTTAAAGAGCTAGAAGAGAAAAAGGTTGAAGTAGAGATTGCCGAGCAGTCCTCTAAACCAAGCAAGCCTTATCAAATGCAGTGCGCGTCTTTTCGCAGCCGAGATAAAGCCGAAGAAAGCAAAGCGCTTATCGCCTTTGCCGGCCTAGAAAGCCAAATTAGACGCACCGAAGGGAAAAACGGCGCATGGTATCGAGTGGTTTTAGGTCCTTACCCCACTAAACGCGACGCAGAACGTGCTCGACACATACTGCAGCGAGCCAAAATTAATGGCTGCCAAATTTGGCATTGGAACTTCTAA
- the argS gene encoding arginine--tRNA ligase, with protein MKELIQQLLEQTVTALKQQQVLPEGFEPRIQVDRTKDKAHGDLATNLALMAAKPAGKNPRELAQLIVDNLPASALVEKTAIAGPGFINFYLNNDWLASQVEAMASSPTANVKPADKAQTIVVDYSAPNVAKEMHVGHLRSTIIGDAVVRTLEFLGHKVVRANHIGDWGTQFGMLIANLEEVEARGTDAGDIELADLEVFYRESKARYDSDEVFAERARNYVVKLQSGDEYCNTMWRKLVDITLSHNQAVYDRLNVSLTKDDVMGESMYNPMLNDVVADLKQQGLAVEDNGATVVFLDEYKNKDGDPMGVIIQKKDGGFLYTTTDIACAKYRYQNLNADRVLYFIDSRQHQHLMQAWNIVRKAGYVPEEVPLEHHAFGMMLGKDGRPFKTRSGGTVKLVDLLEEAEQRAQTIVAEKSRDLDAEQQVVAAKAIAMGAVKYADLSKNRTTDYIFDWENMLAFNGNTAPYLQYAYTRIQSIIRRSEVDVANLQQAISLEQDAEIALAQKLIQFSDAVHNVANKGMPHMMCNYLYELAGAFMTFYEACPILKEDVAADTKSSRLRLASLTAKVLDQGLSLLGIETLERM; from the coding sequence ATGAAAGAGCTTATTCAACAACTTCTGGAACAAACGGTCACAGCCCTAAAACAACAGCAGGTGCTGCCTGAAGGATTCGAACCACGTATCCAAGTAGACCGAACCAAAGATAAAGCTCACGGTGATTTAGCCACCAACCTTGCGCTAATGGCTGCTAAGCCTGCGGGCAAAAACCCACGCGAGTTGGCTCAACTCATCGTAGATAACCTACCGGCTTCAGCCTTGGTAGAAAAAACTGCGATTGCGGGACCAGGCTTCATTAACTTCTACCTAAACAATGATTGGTTAGCGTCGCAAGTTGAAGCTATGGCTAGCTCGCCAACCGCTAACGTTAAGCCTGCTGACAAAGCCCAAACTATTGTGGTGGATTACTCAGCGCCAAACGTAGCCAAAGAAATGCACGTAGGCCACTTGCGCTCAACCATTATTGGCGACGCTGTTGTTCGCACCTTAGAGTTTTTAGGTCACAAAGTGGTTCGCGCTAATCACATTGGCGACTGGGGTACTCAGTTTGGCATGCTAATCGCCAACCTAGAAGAAGTAGAGGCGCGTGGCACCGATGCTGGCGATATTGAATTAGCCGACTTAGAAGTATTTTACCGCGAATCTAAAGCACGCTACGACAGCGACGAAGTATTTGCCGAACGTGCCCGTAACTATGTAGTAAAACTGCAAAGTGGCGACGAGTACTGCAACACTATGTGGCGCAAACTGGTAGACATTACCCTTAGCCATAACCAAGCCGTTTACGACCGCTTAAATGTATCGTTAACTAAAGACGATGTTATGGGCGAAAGCATGTACAACCCCATGCTTAACGACGTGGTAGCCGATTTAAAACAACAAGGTTTAGCAGTAGAAGATAATGGCGCTACCGTGGTATTCCTTGATGAATACAAAAACAAAGACGGCGACCCAATGGGTGTGATCATCCAGAAAAAAGATGGCGGCTTCTTGTATACCACCACCGACATCGCCTGTGCTAAATACCGCTACCAAAACCTTAATGCAGACCGAGTACTGTACTTCATTGACTCACGCCAGCACCAGCACCTGATGCAAGCTTGGAACATTGTTCGCAAAGCCGGTTACGTGCCAGAGGAAGTTCCATTAGAGCACCACGCCTTTGGTATGATGTTGGGCAAAGATGGGCGCCCATTTAAAACCCGTAGCGGCGGCACTGTTAAGTTAGTGGACTTATTAGAAGAAGCTGAGCAACGCGCGCAAACCATCGTGGCTGAAAAATCTCGCGATTTAGATGCCGAGCAACAAGTGGTAGCCGCTAAAGCGATTGCTATGGGTGCAGTAAAATACGCCGATTTATCGAAAAACCGTACTACCGACTACATTTTTGATTGGGAAAACATGTTGGCCTTTAACGGCAATACAGCTCCTTACTTGCAGTACGCTTATACCCGTATCCAATCAATTATTCGCCGCTCGGAAGTGGATGTAGCCAATTTGCAGCAAGCAATTAGCTTAGAGCAAGATGCCGAAATTGCATTAGCACAAAAACTTATTCAATTTAGCGATGCGGTACATAACGTGGCTAACAAAGGTATGCCACACATGATGTGTAACTATCTCTACGAGCTAGCGGGTGCCTTCATGACCTTCTACGAGGCCTGCCCAATTCTTAAAGAAGACGTAGCAGCCGATACTAAATCTAGCCGTTTACGCCTAGCCTCGCTTACCGCCAAAGTTCTTGACCAAGGCCTATCACTACTAGGAATTGAAACCCTGGAACGTATGTAA
- the priA gene encoding primosomal protein N' produces the protein MSIVRVALAIPLRRLFDYSVPANTPMPAIGTRVKVPFGKGEKVGLVIEHPSDSDIAEDKLKPFSESLDQQALLPESLFKLLNWASSYYHHSLGDVISQALPALLRKGEPAKAKSIVVWRLSEQGKAADLANFTRAPKQGVVLGSLQQQEDGQLSDEQCKQQELSRTAIKALVDKGFIEKHEITPAPALWSKSDTNNQASLKLNAEQAIAVAAVNQSIGSFQAFLIEGITGSGKTEVYLNIIAEVLAKGKQALVLVPEIGLTPQTLARFAERFKVPVYAINSGLNDTERFTAWLKAKQGEAGIIIGTRSAVFTPMKNPGVIIIDEEHDSSFKQQDSFRYHARDLAIVRARLEKMPVVLGSATPSLESLHNALSGRYSHLELKQRAGNAVLAEQQLLDIRQQPLSSGLSPALIKAMRIELKAGRQVMLFLNRRGYAPALLCHECGHVCECERCEAYFTYHQQPRHLACHHCGSQKAVPHQCEKCGSTNLVTTGLGTEQLQEALLEIFPEYKVARIDRDSTRRKGSLEQLLDDIHNNQYQILIGTQMLAKGHHFPNVTLVALLDIDHALFCSDFRAPERLAQLYVQVAGRAGRANLLGKVLLQSHHPEHELLQDLINNGYQHFARFALNERKDTELPPFSFQALFRFEAADGNAVNELSQQLYQLAQPLQQGETWVFPPCPAPQARRAGKFRMQLLIQAEQRPQLHQLVYRLLPQLESLKLSRKVRWSLDIDPYDMQ, from the coding sequence GTGTCGATTGTTCGTGTTGCCTTAGCTATTCCCCTGCGTCGCCTTTTTGATTACAGCGTGCCAGCAAACACCCCCATGCCAGCCATTGGTACTCGGGTAAAGGTGCCTTTTGGTAAAGGCGAAAAAGTGGGTTTGGTAATAGAACACCCCAGCGATAGCGACATTGCCGAAGATAAACTCAAACCATTTAGTGAATCACTCGATCAACAAGCATTATTACCAGAAAGCCTATTTAAGCTACTTAATTGGGCTAGCTCTTATTATCACCACAGCTTAGGAGATGTTATCAGCCAAGCCTTGCCGGCACTTTTACGCAAAGGTGAGCCAGCCAAAGCTAAAAGCATTGTTGTGTGGCGTTTAAGCGAGCAAGGCAAAGCGGCCGATCTAGCTAACTTTACCCGCGCCCCCAAGCAAGGGGTTGTATTAGGCAGCTTGCAACAGCAAGAAGATGGCCAGCTGAGTGACGAACAATGCAAGCAACAAGAATTATCCCGTACTGCCATTAAAGCGCTAGTAGATAAAGGTTTTATCGAAAAACATGAGATTACGCCCGCACCAGCGCTGTGGTCGAAAAGCGATACCAACAACCAAGCCTCGCTGAAGCTTAATGCAGAACAAGCCATTGCAGTGGCGGCAGTCAATCAAAGCATTGGCAGTTTTCAGGCCTTTCTTATCGAGGGTATTACCGGGTCGGGCAAAACCGAGGTGTATTTAAATATTATTGCCGAAGTGCTTGCTAAAGGTAAACAAGCCTTAGTATTGGTGCCCGAAATTGGCTTAACGCCACAAACCTTAGCGCGCTTTGCCGAGCGCTTTAAAGTGCCGGTTTATGCGATTAACTCTGGGTTAAACGACACCGAACGTTTTACCGCATGGCTTAAAGCCAAACAAGGCGAAGCAGGCATTATTATTGGCACGCGTTCGGCAGTATTCACCCCCATGAAAAACCCTGGGGTAATTATTATCGATGAGGAGCACGACAGCTCTTTTAAGCAGCAAGACAGCTTTCGCTACCACGCGCGCGATTTAGCCATAGTGCGTGCCCGCTTAGAAAAAATGCCGGTGGTGCTTGGCTCTGCCACCCCATCGCTAGAAAGTTTGCACAATGCGCTAAGCGGCCGTTACTCACACTTAGAACTAAAGCAACGCGCCGGTAATGCAGTATTGGCCGAGCAACAATTACTGGATATTCGCCAGCAACCTTTATCCTCAGGTTTATCACCAGCACTAATTAAAGCCATGCGCATTGAGTTAAAAGCTGGCCGCCAAGTAATGCTGTTTTTAAATCGCCGAGGTTACGCCCCTGCGTTGCTGTGCCATGAGTGTGGCCATGTATGCGAATGTGAGCGTTGTGAGGCTTACTTTACCTATCATCAGCAGCCTCGCCATTTAGCTTGTCACCACTGTGGCAGCCAAAAAGCCGTGCCACACCAATGTGAAAAATGTGGCTCTACCAACTTGGTAACAACAGGTTTAGGCACCGAGCAGTTGCAAGAAGCCTTGCTGGAGATATTTCCCGAATACAAAGTGGCGCGTATCGACCGCGACAGTACCCGCCGCAAAGGCAGCTTAGAACAGTTACTGGACGATATTCACAACAACCAATACCAAATATTAATTGGCACCCAAATGTTGGCCAAGGGCCACCACTTTCCAAATGTAACCTTGGTTGCCTTATTAGACATAGACCACGCGTTGTTTTGCTCTGATTTTCGTGCGCCAGAACGCTTAGCCCAACTTTACGTTCAAGTAGCTGGCCGAGCTGGTCGAGCGAACCTGCTGGGCAAGGTGTTGTTGCAATCTCACCACCCTGAACACGAGCTGTTGCAAGATCTTATCAACAACGGTTACCAACATTTTGCTCGCTTTGCCTTAAACGAGCGTAAAGATACCGAACTACCGCCCTTTAGCTTTCAGGCGCTGTTTCGCTTTGAAGCTGCCGATGGCAACGCAGTTAACGAGCTTAGCCAACAGCTATACCAACTTGCTCAACCGTTACAGCAGGGCGAAACGTGGGTATTTCCGCCCTGCCCTGCGCCACAAGCTCGCCGTGCGGGTAAGTTTCGTATGCAACTGTTGATTCAAGCCGAACAACGCCCGCAATTGCACCAATTGGTTTATCGCCTGTTACCTCAACTAGAAAGCTTAAAACTAAGCCGCAAAGTACGTTGGTCACTGGATATCGACCCTTACGACATGCAATAA
- the rpmE gene encoding 50S ribosomal protein L31, producing the protein MKTDIHPTYEVLTATCSCGNVIETKSTRTGAMFLDVCDKCHPFYTGKQRNVDTGGRVDRFNKKFAVLGKK; encoded by the coding sequence ATGAAAACTGATATCCACCCAACTTACGAAGTACTTACTGCTACTTGTTCTTGCGGTAACGTAATCGAAACTAAATCTACTCGCACTGGCGCAATGTTCCTAGACGTATGTGACAAATGTCACCCGTTCTACACTGGTAAGCAACGTAACGTTGATACCGGTGGTCGTGTTGATCGTTTCAACAAGAAATTCGCTGTATTGGGCAAAAAATAA